In the genome of Halosolutus amylolyticus, the window TGGGCGTCGGCCGTGGGCTCGGCCCCATCGTCGGCCTCCTCCCGGCGCTGTTCGCGCCGTCGGCCGCGGCGGCCGCCGCTGTTCCCGAGGAAGTCTTCGAGGAGTTCGCGGAGGTTGTCGAGTCCGAGATCCATATGCGCCTACGCAGGTACCTCCGCCTGGCACGTCAGTTCGCGTACGCCGATCGCCGCGGGCGGCGTCTCCCCGGACACACGTCGCACACTCATTGCGAATCTACTCCCCAGTAATCACACCACTCCTAAAGGTCTACTTGCCAGTTCGTCCCGCGTTTCGAGTCGTGAGTCGAGTCTCGATACGCCGGGTGAACTGATACGGACGTTGATAGTCCGACTAGGGAATATGTCGACCGGGGTGCATCCCCAGATCTGTGATGCCAACGCACTCGCCTCACTCCGGCCCTCGACGGGACGCTGCGATCGTCCCGTCGCCACGCCCACCGCGGGAGCGACGGGCCCAGCCCGTCGACCCGGAGTGTGCCGTCCATGTGGGCGGCAGTCGCTGTGGTCGGGGACCGATCCTCGATCGCGATCGAGCTGGCGGGGAGGGCACGCAGGGTGTACGCATATGATAGGGATACATACACGAGACGACGGCGATGCCGATCGCGGTCAGGTCGGGATCGGGACACTCATCGTGTTCATCGCGATGGTGCTGGTGGCTGCTATTGCAGCCGGGGTCCTGATCAATACGGCTGGCTCGTTGCAGAGTCAGGCCTCCGATACAGGTACAGAGACGCAACAGGCGGTGGCGAACCAGATCGAAGTGGTTCATGCTTACGGTGTGACGAACTACGAAGCGGGCACAACCGATGCAAGCCAGGTTGACGAAATCAATCTCGTCGTTAAGAAGTCCGCTGGCTCTGACGTCATCGACATGACGTCGTTGACTGTCCAGTACACGAGCGAAGGGACATCCGATACGCTCGAGTATGTCGATTCCAGTACCGGTGCTGGTGCAGACCAATTCGAAACCACCGGACTAGCAGAGACACCAGATGCTGGTGAATCCCTCACCGATACTAGCGACCGGATCGAATTGAATATCGTACTCGCAAACACCGGTGATACTGCGCTCCAGCCCGGTGACAGCGCGACGGTCGAACTCGTTGACCAGTCCGGTGCCAAGTTCAGCTACGGCGTGACTGTCCCAGCCACATTCAGCGACGACTCCGCAGTGGTGGAGGTCTAACAATGTTCGAACACATTCACTCCGCTGAGGATCGTGGTCAAGTTGGGATCGGGACGCTCATCGTCTTCATTGCGATGGTCCTAGTTGCGGCGATTGCGGCTGGGGTCCTGATCAACACGGCCGGTTCACTCCAGAGTCAAGCCTCTGATACCGGAACAGAAACCCAGCAAGCAGTAGCCAACCAGATTGAAGTTGTCCACGCCTATGGAGACATTGCCGAAACAGAAACTGCCGATTCATATAATGTAGTCAGTCAGATCAATCTCGTTGTTAAGAAATCTGCTGGCTCGGACGTTATCGACATGACGTCGCTAACGGTTCAGTATACTAGCAAGTCGGTCTCTGAAACGGTCGAATACGATGGCGGTGCAGGCGACGGAAGTGGATTTGCTACAGAGGGATTAGCAGATACCAATGTTGACGGAACGTCACTGACCGACACAAGTGACCGGATCGAGCTAAGTGTCGATCTCACTAGTAGTGGACCGATCACCGATACCGCTGGTCAGGCCGAGCTCGAACCGGGCAATAGTGCGACAGTTAAACTCATTGACCAGTCTGGTGCGAAGTTCAGCTACGGTGTGACCGTCCCATCGACATTCAGTGACAGTGCAAATGTCGTGGAGGTCTAACAATGTTCGAACACATTCACTCCGCTGAGGATCGCGGTCAAGTCGGGATTGGGACGCTCATCGTGTTCATCGCGATGGTGCTGGTTGCGGCGATTGCGGCCGGCGTTCTGATCAACACGGCCGGTTCGCTGCAGAGCCAAGCATCAGACACGGGTACCGAAACACAGCAAGCAGTAGCGAATCAAATCGAGGTCGTACACGCTGTTGCAGAAACCCAATCAGATGGAGATGAAGCACCTGGTACTTCTGGGACGACGAACACGACCTCGTATGACACTTCCGAGTTCGACGAACTTCAGTTGGTCGTTAAAAAGTCAGCCGGATCTGAAGTAATAGACATGACATCGCTGACTGTCCAATATACGACTGAGAGCGGTTCAACGACGCTTGCACATGATTCCGTGTATGTAGATGATGAAGTTGAAACCGAACCTCACTTCACTACGACTGCAGCAACCACGGACTCAGATCCAAACTCTCTGACAGATACCAGTGATCGAATTAACCTCATTATTCCACTGCTTGATGGAGACGGACAACCGGCCGACCTCAATCCAGGCGACAGTGCAACGGTGGAACTCATTGATCAGTCCGGTGCGAAGTTCAGCTATGGAGTGACGATGCCCGAGACGACGGCCGACGGTCAGACCGTCGTCGAAGTCTAACCACCACCCACCATCACGTGACATGACTCCCCAACGATCGACGCACGACAACGACGGCGTTCTCACCCCCGACGAACTGCAGTTAGACGACGATCGGGTCGCCGAACTCAGTGAGAACCGCTATCTCGTCCGATCGGACGGGCCGACCGCCGCGGACGAGGGCTCGGCGGCGGGGACCGCCGAACCCGCGGACGCGATCGACGCGGGCGGCCTCACACAGCCCGGGTCGGCGTCCGCGCACGCACAGGAGGCACCGCACGCACGCGATGTGCAGGGCCTCGCCGCGGCGACCGAGCCCCACGGGGTCGACATCACGCTGAAGACCGACGGGGAGGTCGCACACCACCGCGCGACGTCGAACGACGTCCGCGAGGTGTTCGTCGACCTCCTAACGTGGTACGCCGGCCAGTTAGACGACGACATGTCGCCCGGCGACGCGTTGCGGGTGATGCTGGCCGCGTCCGACATCGAGGTCTGACGGGGCAGTCGTATCGCGACCCACGCCGGCGGTGGCGTGGCGAACAGGGAATGCGGCGTGATCGAAATTTTTGGACGAGTCCACGATCGGCGGAGTAGCGACGCGATCGAGTCCGGGACCGCGATCGAGCCGTCCCGACCGACCGATGACGCGCCCTTTTTCCCCATCGAGCGAGGATCACGACGCATGACCGACTCACGGACGGCCTTCCTCGCAGGGGAGCGCCCGGACGACGTGGCGTTGTTTCTCGCCGACTCGTTCGTCGACGACGATCGACTCACGGAGTTCGGCGATCGGGTCGACGGCGGCGTCCTGATCGTCGTCGACGGCGATCGGGGCCGGAGCGCCTTCCAGGCCGCGACGGGCACCGGCGCGATGGAGTTCGCGAAGACCGCGATGCAGGAGGAGAGTCCGATCGACGACGAGCTGACGGACGGGACCTGCCCCGACGCGGACGAGGAGGGGCCCCACCAGCCGCAGTTCATCTTCGCGTTCGCCGAGGAGCAAAACGAGGACGTCGGCGGCATCTACGCCGACGGCGACGTCATCCACGCCTACGCGCGGTGTGCGTGCGGGACGGCGTACTCCGATCGGTGGAACGCGACGGACGCCTGAGACGGATCCCTGTACCGAGTTCCCGGCGCACCCGCAAACGGGTCGCGGATGCGCCGGAACTGACGGGCAGGAGCCCGTCCGAATCCGGCCCGCGTTCGTCGCGGTCACGACCGCCCGCTGCAGGGCGAGGGACCACCCTTTTGCGATCGGACGGGGTACTGTCGGGGTATGAGCTCCTTCGAAACCCCGCACGAGACCGGACGCGGGTTCGGCCTCTCGAGCCGAGACGTACGGGTAATCGGCGGCGCGAGCATCCTGATGGCGATCAACGTCGCCCTCATGTACGTGATCGTCACGACGCCGCTCCAGCAGGTCAACGCCTACCTGTTCTCGATCCCGATCGTGGGCGTGCTGGTCTACGGTGCGGCGATCATGGCCGGCGAATTCGTCGCCGAACGCGGCGTCACGAACGGTGACATGGGAATTGCGTTCGTCGGGATGGTCATCCTGCAACTCGCCTTCGGGATCTTCGGGGCCGGCGTGTTGCGCTTCGCGCCGCGAGAGGCTCACCTGACGATCTTGGGCGTGACGGCGATCGTCACCGCCCTGCTGACCGCCGTCATCGCCGGCTACGTCTACGCCCGATCGAAGACGTTCGAAAGCTGGGGCCGCTACGCGAATTTCTCGTTCATCGGTGGCATCGTCGCGGTCCTCGTCGGGACGTTCGTCCAGCCGGTCCTGCTGGTCGGCTTCGTCCTGATCTTCCTCGGATTCCTGCTCCGACTGGGCTACGAGATCTGGCAGGTCCGGGATCGGCGCGACGCCTCGATCGGCCTCCAGACGATCGGCGTCTACATCGCCGTGGCCGGGGTGTTCGTCCACGTCCTGCAGCTCGTGCTTCGGTACATGGCCTCGCGGCAGTAAGGAATCGGCTACCTACTCCTCGGCGGCCGTCGAATCGTCCGATTCCTCGTCGACGACCGCCCGGAATGCGTCGAGGATGACCTGTTTTGCGACCGACCCGCGGGTCGTCCAGTGGTTCGCGTAGTCGAGCATGTCGTCGTAGATGTCGGGCTTGCAGCCCGCGGCCTTCGGGTGGCCGCCGCCGTTTACTTTCCCCGCGACCTCGTGACACCGATCGAATTCGTCGGTGCCCCGGATCGACGCGGAGCCGGCGGGTTTGACGATTACGGAGGCGTCGGCACCCTCCTCGCGCATCGCCTCGGCGACCTCGTTCTGCGAACAGCGGCCGTAGGTGACGCCGACCGTGTAGCCGCCGATTTCGCGGAACTCGGCGCGGCCGACGGCCCGATCGATGAGCGCCTGTTTCTCGACGCGACGCTCCTCGATGAACTCCTGGGCCCATTCGGGCAGGTCGACGCCGTACTCGCGGACGACCTCGACGTACTCGGCGGGATCGGTCCAGTAGGCGTAATCCGCGAGGTCGTCGCTCCGGGGGTCCTCCCGGAGCCAGAGGTCGTGATCACGCGTCACGGCGGCCAGTTCCTCGTACACCGGGGAGAAGTCGTAGTCGAGCGATCGGTAGACCACGTCTGCGCTGCACTCCTCGTCCGAGTCGCCGACGACGAGGTCGACGCCGGCCTCGCGGACCGATTCGGCGACCGCGTCGTCCCACTGGTGGTGGTCGTACCACGCGACCCCGGAGGCGGTCTCGACGGCCGCCTCGAGTTCCTCCGCGACGTACTCGTACCGGTCCGGTGCGAGATCACAGACGTAGATATCGATTCCCTCGTCGCCGAACTCGGCGACGCGAGCCAGCGCGTCCTCGACGTCGTGGGGACTCGCCGGAACGAGCGCGACCTCGTGGGGGGTCGGCTCGGGGGCCTCGAGCGGATCGTCGGCGTCGGCGGCGAGGATCGCGGGTTCCTCGGCGTCGTCGATCGCGTCGGCCGCGTCGGCCGTGCTCGTCGACTCCGCGCTGGCGTCGTCGCCGGCCGCCTCGTCGTCCGGTTCCGGGACGTTCGTGACGTCGTCGTAGGCCTCCCGGAGCAGGGCGACACAGGCCAGTCCGTCGGCGTCGGGGTCGGCGATGACGGCGACCTCGGCCCCCTCGAGTGCGGCTTCGGTCTGCTCGTCTTCGATGTCCTCCTCGAGCGCGTCCGGCAGGAAGAAGCCG includes:
- a CDS encoding DHH family phosphoesterase; translation: MDEELIDSGDLPIARKSVLPGTGFFLPDALEEDIEDEQTEAALEGAEVAVIADPDADGLACVALLREAYDDVTNVPEPDDEAAGDDASAESTSTADAADAIDDAEEPAILAADADDPLEAPEPTPHEVALVPASPHDVEDALARVAEFGDEGIDIYVCDLAPDRYEYVAEELEAAVETASGVAWYDHHQWDDAVAESVREAGVDLVVGDSDEECSADVVYRSLDYDFSPVYEELAAVTRDHDLWLREDPRSDDLADYAYWTDPAEYVEVVREYGVDLPEWAQEFIEERRVEKQALIDRAVGRAEFREIGGYTVGVTYGRCSQNEVAEAMREEGADASVIVKPAGSASIRGTDEFDRCHEVAGKVNGGGHPKAAGCKPDIYDDMLDYANHWTTRGSVAKQVILDAFRAVVDEESDDSTAAEE
- a CDS encoding archaellin/type IV pilin N-terminal domain-containing protein, with translation MFEHIHSAEDRGQVGIGTLIVFIAMVLVAAIAAGVLINTAGSLQSQASDTGTETQQAVANQIEVVHAYGDIAETETADSYNVVSQINLVVKKSAGSDVIDMTSLTVQYTSKSVSETVEYDGGAGDGSGFATEGLADTNVDGTSLTDTSDRIELSVDLTSSGPITDTAGQAELEPGNSATVKLIDQSGAKFSYGVTVPSTFSDSANVVEV
- a CDS encoding archaellin/type IV pilin N-terminal domain-containing protein codes for the protein MFEHIHSAEDRGQVGIGTLIVFIAMVLVAAIAAGVLINTAGSLQSQASDTGTETQQAVANQIEVVHAVAETQSDGDEAPGTSGTTNTTSYDTSEFDELQLVVKKSAGSEVIDMTSLTVQYTTESGSTTLAHDSVYVDDEVETEPHFTTTAATTDSDPNSLTDTSDRINLIIPLLDGDGQPADLNPGDSATVELIDQSGAKFSYGVTMPETTADGQTVVEV
- a CDS encoding DUF7500 family protein; the encoded protein is MTPQRSTHDNDGVLTPDELQLDDDRVAELSENRYLVRSDGPTAADEGSAAGTAEPADAIDAGGLTQPGSASAHAQEAPHARDVQGLAAATEPHGVDITLKTDGEVAHHRATSNDVREVFVDLLTWYAGQLDDDMSPGDALRVMLAASDIEV
- a CDS encoding archaellin/type IV pilin N-terminal domain-containing protein; its protein translation is MIGIHTRDDGDADRGQVGIGTLIVFIAMVLVAAIAAGVLINTAGSLQSQASDTGTETQQAVANQIEVVHAYGVTNYEAGTTDASQVDEINLVVKKSAGSDVIDMTSLTVQYTSEGTSDTLEYVDSSTGAGADQFETTGLAETPDAGESLTDTSDRIELNIVLANTGDTALQPGDSATVELVDQSGAKFSYGVTVPATFSDDSAVVEV
- a CDS encoding DUF5807 family protein yields the protein MTDSRTAFLAGERPDDVALFLADSFVDDDRLTEFGDRVDGGVLIVVDGDRGRSAFQAATGTGAMEFAKTAMQEESPIDDELTDGTCPDADEEGPHQPQFIFAFAEEQNEDVGGIYADGDVIHAYARCACGTAYSDRWNATDA